DNA sequence from the Pseudodesulfovibrio senegalensis genome:
TTTCTGCCGCTCAAGGGCAATGAGCGTCTTTTGCAGAGCATCCGGCTGAACCTGAGCAGTCAGGGGTTGCATTCATGGACCTCGCTGGAGACTCCGCTTCGCCGCAGTCTGGAGTACGTGTCCAGACAGCCTCCCAAAAAGGCGGCCCTGACCGCCAACGGCGTGAGTCTGAGTTGGGAGCAGGTGCGACGCAGCATTGAGGAATTGTTGAGCCTTTTGCCCCGGCTGGATCGCGAGCCCGAGTTGCTGGGCCGCCGCTTCATGTGGTTTGGTCTCAACCCCGGGCCAATGATGACCGGATATTTTACCCCGGAGATCGAAGCCAGCCTGACGCGCAGGCCCGGTTATGAATATCCTATTTACGGGGTTCCCGGAGACCTGAAATGGGGCAAGCTCCAGGGCTCGTCGCGGACCCGGTATTATCGCGTTGAAAACGGACGCGTTCTTCCCTACTATGACCGCCGCGCCGTGGATGTGGAACATGTGCTCAAAGGGCGCGGATGCGAGATCGCCTGGGCGCGCGATCCCGTTGATGTTTTTTATTTGCAGGTGGAGGGCTGTGGCCGTTTGCGCCTGCCGGACGGCAGTGTCCGCAACGTGCTCTACGGAGCCAAGAACGGGCATCCGTTCAAGAGCCTCGGGCGTATCCTGCACGAGAAGGGATATCTTCCGGCCCATCGGCTGGGCAAGGAGGACGTGCGGGTCTGCCTGCGCAAGCACCCGGACAAGATGTTCGAGTTCATGGCAGAGAATCGCAGCTACGTTTTTTTCCGCCTTGCGGATGCGCCGCCCGAGGGCGCCATGGGCAAGCCCCTCACGCCCATGGTTTCCATTGCCACGGACCGCCACGTGCTGCCGCTGGGCAGTGTGCTGGCCTTTGATGCGGAAATACCGGACCAGAAAGTGCGCAACGGCGTGCGCGGCAAACGCCGCGTGACGGGCATCGGACTTGCGCAGGATACAGGCACGGCCATCCGCGGCGCGCATGTGGATTTCTATGTTGGCGAGGGGTACAAGGTGGAGCCTGTGGCCTCCCGCATTCGCACGAAAGTGGCTCTTTATTTGTTGGTAAGCAAGGATGCATTGAAAAATGGCTGATCAAATGACATTCGATCGCATTCGCACGGCCCTTGGAGATTGCATGGCGCATCAGATGCGCTCGGTCATGGACTGGCATTTTGGCGAACCCGTGTATGACGACCCGGACGAGGCCCCGGAGCTGGAAGGCATTTCGGGCCTGCGCGAGCTTTCCGCGCGGCTGCACTGGGTGAATTTTCGCATGTGGCACCTTGAGGACCGCGCCCGCAGGCGTGATCTGGATGCCTCGGTCATTGCCGAGTGCAAGTATGCCTACGACCGCCTGAATCAGGTGCGCAACGCTTTGACCGAACGTCTGGACGAATGCCTTTGGTCCATGATGGAACCGCTGCTGCCGGAACAGGCCGGGTCGAACATGGCTACTGAAACCGTAGGCTGCGTGTTGGGACGACTGTCCGTGGAAGCTTTGCGCATTTATCATTTGAAAGAGCAGGCCCGCCGCAGGGACGTTGACCACGGCCATGTGAATGCCTGCACCGGCATGTGCGCCGATGTGGAGGCCCAGCGCGAGGCCGTGGGCAGAGCTGTGCTCGGGTTGATCGACCAGTATGAGGCCGGAACCCTGAGGCCGGCCGTGCACAGATTTTTCAAGATGTACAACGACCCGGACCTGAATCCGGAATTATACAAGAACAAGCAGGAGTAATCCGAGCATGTCCCGCTACGAGACCGTCATCGGGCTTGAAGTCCACGCCCAGTTGAAGACCAAGACCAAGATTTTCTGCAACTGTTCGACCACCTTCGGCAACGATCCCAACGAGAACGTTTGCCCCGTGTGTTCGGGCATGCCCGGCGTGCTGCCGGTGATGAATGCCAAAGTGGCGGAATATGCCGCGAAAATGGGCATGGCCACCAATTGCGAGATCAATCGCAAGTCCGTGTTCGCGCGCAAGAACTATTTTTATCCGGACCTGCCCAAGGGCTATCAGATCTCCCAGTTCGAGCTGCCCATCTGCGAGCACGGGCATGTGGATATCGAGGTGGACGGCGTTGCCAAGCGGATCGGCCTGACCCGTATCCACATGGAAGAGGACGCGGGCAAGAATATCCATTCCGCTGCCGAGAACGCCAGCTTCGTGGACCTGAACCGCACGGGCGTGCCGCTCATCGAGATCGTTTCCGAGCCGGATATGCGCAGCGCGGCCGAGGCCGTGGCCTATCTCAAGGAGCTGCGCGCCATCCTGTTGTATCTGGGCATCTGCGATGGCAACCTTGAAGAGGGCAGCTTCCGTTGCGATGCCAACATTTCCATCCGTCCCGTGGGCCAGGAAGAGTTCGGCACACGCGCCGAGCTCAAGAACCTGAACTCGTTCCGCAACGTGCAGCGGGCCATTGAATACGAAGTGGGTCGCCAGACCGACCTTGTGGAAGATGGCGAGGAAGTGGTGCAGGAAACCCGCCTGTACAATCCGGACAAGAACATCACCGCGTCCATGCGCGGCAAGGAAGAGGCGCACGATTACCGCTACTTTCCGGACCCGGACCTTGTGCCGCTGGTGCTGGAAGAGGCGTGGCTGGAAAAGTGGGAATCCGAACTGCCGGAACTCCCGGCCGCCAAAAAGGCCCGTTTTTTGAACGATTTCAATCTGTCCGAAGACGATGCCGCGCTTATCGCCTCGGAACTGGCCGTTGCCGAGTATTTCGAGGCCGCTGCCAAGGCCTACGCGGGCGAGGCAAAAAAGGTGGGCAACTGGATCATCGGCGAACTGCTGCCGTATCTGCACGACGACGGCGTTGCCGTGGCCGACTGCAAACTGACGCCCGAATCCCTTGCCTCGCTGGTGCGCCTTGTGGACGACGGCACCATTTCCAACAAGATCGGCAAGAACGTTTTCCGCGACCTGTGCGAATCCGGCGACGACCCGGAGGAGCACGTCAAGGCCAAGGGATTGGTGCAGGTTTCCGACACTTCTGCGCTGGAATCCGTGGTGGACGAGGTACTGGCCGAGAACCCGGGCGAGGTGGAAGCCTTCAAGGGTGGCAAGAAGAAGCTCATGAGTTTCTTCATGGGCCAGATCATGCGCAAGACCAAGGGGCAGGCCAACCCCGGCGTGGTCACCCAGCTTATCCAGAAAAAATTGTCCTGACAGGGCGGGGAAGAATCAAGCGGTTCTTCCCCGACTTTTTTTCAACGCGGCCCCGCTTCGGTGGTGCGCCGCTTCAGGGGAGAGCATACATGACCGAACATATTCAATTTTCATCGGAAAAGGACGCCCTTGTCCTGCTGGACCAGCGTTACCTGCCGGGCCGCGAGGACTGGTTCGACTGCAAGACCACCGAAGACATCTGCTTTGCGCTGGTGGTCATGGTGGTGCGCGGTGCGCCCGCCATCGGCGTGACCGCCGCCTACGGCTGCTATCTGGCCGCCCGCGAGGCCCAAGGCATGGACGGGGACTGGAAAGAGAACCTGCGCGGTCTGCTGGACAAGATTGAGAACGCCCGCCCCACGGCCGTGAACCTGCGTTGGGCCGTGCGCGAAATGCGTGGCATCTGGGATGCCGCCGGAGACGTTTCCCTTGAGGATCTGTGCTCCACATGGCTGGCGCGCGCCAAGGAAATCCACGCGGGCGACATCAGGATGTGCGAACTGATCGGCAAGTTCGGCGGCGAGCTCATGGACGACGGCGACACGGTCATGACCCACTGCAATGCCGGAGCTTTGGCCACGGCCGGGTACGGCACGGCGCTGGGCGTGATTCGCGGGGCTGTGGATCAGGGCAAGAAGATCAAGGTCATTGCCAACGAGACACGCCCGTTCCTGCAGGGAGCGCGGCTGACAGCCTATGAGCTGCACCGCGACGGCATCGAGGTCAAAGTGGCCTGCGACAACGCCTGCGCCCTGCTCATGAAAAAGGGGCTGGTGGACAAGGTGGTTGTGGGCGCGGACCGCATTGCGGCCAACGGCGATGCCGTGAACAAGATCGGAACTTATGGCGTGGCCCTGCTGGCCCGTGAATTCGGCATTCCCTTTTACGTGGCCGCTCCGGTCTATACCATCGACCCGGAAACGCCCACCGGCGACGATGTGCCCATTGAGGACCGCGATCCGCGCGAAGTCACGCACGTGGGCGATCACCAGATCACCCCGGACGGCGTGGAGGTTTACAATCTGGCCTTTGACCCCACGCCCAACGAACTCATTGCCGGAATCATTACGGAAAAGGGCGTGCTCACCGCGCCTTACGACGAGGCCATTGCCGAGCTGTTCCGGTAGAAAATCGGGCCTTCGCGTTCATATTCGGGCCGGAACACGGCAATGGACTCGACAACCGAAAGCAATTACGATAATCACCGCGCCTTCCGCCCATGGTTGGCGCGGTGAGAATTTTCTTACAACAGTTGTACGACATACCGCCTTCTTTTGTTCGGTCACGGCCTTGCCGTGATGGTGCGGGGAAGGTGCGGGGAAGGGTGATTGGACATCATTTCCACGGGTGTCTTTTCATTGTTTTTCGCAAACGGAGGCTTCATGCTCCCCATCGTTGCCCTGATCGGCCGCCCCAATGTGGGCAAATCAACATTGTTCAATCGCCTGTTGCGACGTTCGCAGGCCATTACCCACGACATGCCCGGCGTTACCCGCGACCGCATCTACGGCGAATGCACGCTCAAGGATGTGCAGTTTTCGTTGGTGGATACCGGCGGTATGGTGCTGGAAAGCGAGGCCATTCCCGAGCTTTCCAAGGATTTCGAGGACGAGATTTTCGAGCAGGCCCGTGAGGCCCTTGAAGAAGCGCACGCCATCATCTTCGTGGTGGACGGCAAGTCCGGCCTGACTCCGCTGGACATGCAGGCCGCCGAATACATTCGCAGAAGCGACAAGCCCGTGCTCATGCTGGTCAACAAGGTGGACGGTTACGAGACCGAGGCCGAAGCCCTTGGCGATTTCTACCGGCTCGGACTGGAGATGATGCCTGTTTCCGCGGCGCACGGCTACAACCTGCCCGAGGTGCGCGACACGGTGCGGCGCATGGTCCGCGACCTGAACCTGCCCGAAGAGCAGGACGACGGCATTGACCGGGGCCTGCGGGTCTCCATGCTCGGCAGGCCCAACGCGGGCAAGTCCAGCATGGTCAACGCGCTCATGGGCAAGGACAGACTCATCGTCAGCGATGTGGCCGGGACCACCCGTGACAGCATCGACGTGACCGCGGAAATTCGCGGCAAACGCTATACGTTCGTGGACACGGCCGGGGTACGCAGGCGGGCCAACATCACCGACTCGCTGGAGCGTCTCAGCGTGTTGCGTGCGCTCAAGAACAGCCGCCGTTCCGAGGTGACCATTCTGGTCATCGACGCCACGCTGGGCGTGGGGCGTCAGGACAAGCGGCTCATCGAATTTTTGGCCCGCGAAAAGGTGCCTTTCCTTGTGGCCGTGAACAAGATCGACCTCGTGGACCGCGACGAAACCGATTTTGTCATGCGCGGGTTCGAGCATGAATTGCGCATCGTGCCGCATGTGCCGGTCATCAAGACCTCCACGCTCAAGGGCGTGGGTCTGAAAAAGCTGCTTCCCGCTGCCGAGAAGATCGTGCAGGAAGGCAAGACCCGCGTGGGCACCGGCGAACTGAACCGGGCCATGCATCTGGCCATCCAGAAGCACCAGCCCCCGGTGGTCAAACGCCGCCGCGCCAAATTCTTCTACATGACGCAGGCCGGGGACGAGAACGTGCTGACCTTCGTGTTTTTCGTCAACGACCATACCCTGATCAAGTCGTCCTACGAGCGGTATCTGGAAAACCAGTTGCGCAAGATGTTTTCCATTGCGGGCGCGCCCATCAACCTGATCTTCCGTTCCAGCCACGACAAGAAGGAATGGGAGAAGCGCAGGGGCATCTCGGCCATCGGCAAGGCCGGGCCGGGCAAGGACCTTGGATCGGCCAAGAAACGGTCCCACGTGAAGATTCAGGAAAAAGTTCGTCGCGACCATTGGGAAAAGCGACAGCAGCAGGAAAAAACACGGAAAAAATAGGGCGGAAGCACGGACCACCTTGACATCCAAGGTGTGACGATGTAGACGCTTTTTCCTTGGCGCGTAACAAACGCCGACAAGCGGAGAAGTGGCCGAGCTGGCTGAAGGCGCACGCCTGCTAAGCGTGTAATGGGGAAACTCATTCGGGGGTTCAAATCCCCCCTTCTCCGCCATATTTCGAAAGGGCTTGCGATGAAAATCGCAAGCCCTTTTGGTATTTGTGGTACGCCCTTTTTGCCTTGTCATGCGTGCCCTCATGCGTGCTAATGCGTGAAATTAGCGTGTGTAGCCCTAGTATTTCCTACCTTTTTGTCCTGTTATTGCAGACAATATCAAAGGCTGTTTGCGGTGTTGTAGATCTTATTGTATAGGGTATTGTAAATATTGGAGCACGCTTCGCATAAGGAGATTCGATGAGCACGCAGTTATTCTCTCTTAGGTACGCTGGCACTGCCATTGTAAATGGTGAGATGGAGGCAAAAGATGTGGCCCCAGCTATTGATGCTATCGGGGCAGTTTTCGCTGAAGCAAGTAAGGTGCTGACAGATAATCAAGTTTCCTCTTCAATTCGGATCAGGAGTGCGATTAAAAAAAAGTCAATTGACTTGGGGTTTATCGCTGAAATTATCGAAAAGGCACAACCATTAATTGATTTGGCGGTAGATGATCCAGGGTTTACCGCTAAAATGCTGTGGAAGAGTATTAAGGGAGCTACAAAAGCTCTTAAGTGGCTTAAAGGGCGAAGGTATCAAACTGAAAAAAAGGGCAATGAAGTTGTAATTCGAACACCTGATGGAGATGAAAGGACAGTTGATTCTAGCGTTGTTGTTTTGCTCAAAAATTTTAAGATTAGAGCCTTGCTTTACAAAATAATTGGTCGCCCCTTGGAAAGTGATGGGATTGATACCTCATCTATTTCGGGCGAAGGTGAGGAGCCCATAACCGTTACCAAGAAAGAAGCAGAGTATTATTATCCGCCACCACCTAGTGATGAGGATATTTTAGAAGATGAGAGGGAGGAATTTTTAACTGTTGTTACCCCCCAGTTTGAAGAGAAGTATAAGTGGAGGTTTTCTGATGGGAGAACAACTTTCAACGCAACGGTTAAAGATGGTGTGTTCCAAAAAAGGATTTCGGAGAGCAAGGAACTTTTTGGAAAAGGGAGCATTCTTGCCGTTCGGTTGAGGGTCATCCAGCGAATAGAAAAAGGGACTCTTAAGACTGATTATGAAGTACTTAGAGTTAAGCGCCATACTCCGCCCCAGCAACAGGGGTCATTGTTCGATGAGCACTAGAGCGGAATTTTTAGGATGCGTGCTTCATGCGTGCTAAGCCTCTCAGAAGTAGGTCTTTGAGCTCAGCTCTGCGCATTTTGAATCTTGTAATGATCTAAAATCACGCTATTTATACATTCTCAGTGTTGTAGGTTATTCCTGCTAAGCGTGTAATGGGGAAACTCATTCGGGGGTTCAAATCCCCCCCTTCTCCGCCATATATTTCAAAAGGGCTTGCGATGAAGATCGCAAGCCCTTTTTTGGGACCGCATATGCTGAGCTATTTTGAAGGAAATGGACAGTTAAACCCTAAGTCTCGGAGTCTTTTAGCAGCTCCTGTTTTACCGCCGGAAAATTCTTTCCATGTTAAAAGCGGTTTGTGGGGAAATTGATATTTGTAAGCAGCACCTACGATGGCTTTTGAATCATAACGTTTGTTCTTGTAGATCAAGAAGTATTCTTTTGTTTTTCCAAAGCCGTATTTTTTAAGAAATTCTTTTCTGCCGATTTTATCGTATTCCTCAATGGCTTTTTCTACAGCTTTTGAGTCTGTAAGGTCCCGTAATGACATGCTAATTCTCCTTTATGTTGGCCGTATTTATTGATTAAATCAGAATATATATTAAATGATGAAATAAGTCTTTATTGTATGCTTTGTTTATTTTTTGTTTCCCCACCCCGCGCCGATAGGCGCGGAGAAAGGATTCTCAAGGCCCATGGCCTTGAGCCGCCGGAGGCGAAATCATCCATCCCATTCCGCTGCAGGCGGAATCCTCTTTTTCCCAATAAAAAAAGGCCCCTTTCGGGGCCTTTGTCATGACATATGTCGGGCATGGGTTTTAGTGCATACTGGTGATCAACCCGTGCAGCTGGTGGAAGGAGTCTTCCACGTCCTGTACGTTTTTTTCGGATTGCTGCATGGCCAGATGCGTTTCCTCGGCAATGGCTCCCACTTCGGCGGCTGTCTGGGCTATCTGCTCAGTGGCTGCGGATTGCTGTTCGGCCGCCGTGGCAATGCTGTCGATCATGGCGCTGGTGGTTTCGGCCATGGTTGCGATTTCCGCAAGAGCCGCGTCGGTTTGTTTTGAGCTGGTCACGCTTTGGGTGGCCTCGGCGTCGATATTGGCAATGGAATCCGTGCACTTGTGGGTTCCGCGCTGGATGGCGGCTATGGCCTGTTCCACTTCACTGGTGGCGGTCATGGTTTTTTCCGCGAGTTTGCGTACTTCGTCCGCCACAACAGAGAAACCGCGT
Encoded proteins:
- a CDS encoding MltA domain-containing protein, which encodes MIAGCALYRAPEPEQDIVCPPLERVSPRQSALFPESVPPMTSPVAKSAFLPLKGNERLLQSIRLNLSSQGLHSWTSLETPLRRSLEYVSRQPPKKAALTANGVSLSWEQVRRSIEELLSLLPRLDREPELLGRRFMWFGLNPGPMMTGYFTPEIEASLTRRPGYEYPIYGVPGDLKWGKLQGSSRTRYYRVENGRVLPYYDRRAVDVEHVLKGRGCEIAWARDPVDVFYLQVEGCGRLRLPDGSVRNVLYGAKNGHPFKSLGRILHEKGYLPAHRLGKEDVRVCLRKHPDKMFEFMAENRSYVFFRLADAPPEGAMGKPLTPMVSIATDRHVLPLGSVLAFDAEIPDQKVRNGVRGKRRVTGIGLAQDTGTAIRGAHVDFYVGEGYKVEPVASRIRTKVALYLLVSKDALKNG
- a CDS encoding DUF4254 domain-containing protein; this translates as MAHQMRSVMDWHFGEPVYDDPDEAPELEGISGLRELSARLHWVNFRMWHLEDRARRRDLDASVIAECKYAYDRLNQVRNALTERLDECLWSMMEPLLPEQAGSNMATETVGCVLGRLSVEALRIYHLKEQARRRDVDHGHVNACTGMCADVEAQREAVGRAVLGLIDQYEAGTLRPAVHRFFKMYNDPDLNPELYKNKQE
- the der gene encoding ribosome biogenesis GTPase Der, encoding MLPIVALIGRPNVGKSTLFNRLLRRSQAITHDMPGVTRDRIYGECTLKDVQFSLVDTGGMVLESEAIPELSKDFEDEIFEQAREALEEAHAIIFVVDGKSGLTPLDMQAAEYIRRSDKPVLMLVNKVDGYETEAEALGDFYRLGLEMMPVSAAHGYNLPEVRDTVRRMVRDLNLPEEQDDGIDRGLRVSMLGRPNAGKSSMVNALMGKDRLIVSDVAGTTRDSIDVTAEIRGKRYTFVDTAGVRRRANITDSLERLSVLRALKNSRRSEVTILVIDATLGVGRQDKRLIEFLAREKVPFLVAVNKIDLVDRDETDFVMRGFEHELRIVPHVPVIKTSTLKGVGLKKLLPAAEKIVQEGKTRVGTGELNRAMHLAIQKHQPPVVKRRRAKFFYMTQAGDENVLTFVFFVNDHTLIKSSYERYLENQLRKMFSIAGAPINLIFRSSHDKKEWEKRRGISAIGKAGPGKDLGSAKKRSHVKIQEKVRRDHWEKRQQQEKTRKK
- the gatB gene encoding Asp-tRNA(Asn)/Glu-tRNA(Gln) amidotransferase subunit GatB is translated as MSRYETVIGLEVHAQLKTKTKIFCNCSTTFGNDPNENVCPVCSGMPGVLPVMNAKVAEYAAKMGMATNCEINRKSVFARKNYFYPDLPKGYQISQFELPICEHGHVDIEVDGVAKRIGLTRIHMEEDAGKNIHSAAENASFVDLNRTGVPLIEIVSEPDMRSAAEAVAYLKELRAILLYLGICDGNLEEGSFRCDANISIRPVGQEEFGTRAELKNLNSFRNVQRAIEYEVGRQTDLVEDGEEVVQETRLYNPDKNITASMRGKEEAHDYRYFPDPDLVPLVLEEAWLEKWESELPELPAAKKARFLNDFNLSEDDAALIASELAVAEYFEAAAKAYAGEAKKVGNWIIGELLPYLHDDGVAVADCKLTPESLASLVRLVDDGTISNKIGKNVFRDLCESGDDPEEHVKAKGLVQVSDTSALESVVDEVLAENPGEVEAFKGGKKKLMSFFMGQIMRKTKGQANPGVVTQLIQKKLS
- the mtnA gene encoding S-methyl-5-thioribose-1-phosphate isomerase, with amino-acid sequence MTEHIQFSSEKDALVLLDQRYLPGREDWFDCKTTEDICFALVVMVVRGAPAIGVTAAYGCYLAAREAQGMDGDWKENLRGLLDKIENARPTAVNLRWAVREMRGIWDAAGDVSLEDLCSTWLARAKEIHAGDIRMCELIGKFGGELMDDGDTVMTHCNAGALATAGYGTALGVIRGAVDQGKKIKVIANETRPFLQGARLTAYELHRDGIEVKVACDNACALLMKKGLVDKVVVGADRIAANGDAVNKIGTYGVALLAREFGIPFYVAAPVYTIDPETPTGDDVPIEDRDPREVTHVGDHQITPDGVEVYNLAFDPTPNELIAGIITEKGVLTAPYDEAIAELFR